Proteins co-encoded in one Pelobates fuscus isolate aPelFus1 chromosome 5, aPelFus1.pri, whole genome shotgun sequence genomic window:
- the LOC134612381 gene encoding proteinase-activated receptor 1-like, protein MTKFLPSVYTVVFIVSLPLNIMAIIIFLVKMKIRKPAVVYMLNLAVADVLFASTLPFKIIYHFSGNNWIFGSGICSFVAETFYCNMYCSILLITAISVDRFLGVVFPIQSLSWRTVRRSWMVCILIWVISIATTVPLFTTEQPKHIAELNITTCHDVVDVNKKELFYVFYFSTFCFVFFFIPLIFTTIAYIGIIHTLRFSTFGNALKRRQAVFLSVIVFCIFVMCFGPTNVIFLSNYLYLLNGIVNEYLYFAYILCVCIGSISCCLDPLIYYYVSPECQIYLYQLLSGKDTTSLSRTKALLEK, encoded by the coding sequence ATGACCAAGTTTCTTCCATCAGTGTACACAGTAGTATTCATTGTGTCACTGCCACTGAATATAATGGCAATCATCATCTTCCTCGTCAAGATGAAGATCAGAAAGCCGGCCGTGGTCTATATGTTGAACCTGGCAGTTGCTGATGTATTGTTTGCTAGTACATTACCTTTCAAAATAATTTATCATTTCTCTGGAAACAACTGGATCTTTGGTTCCGGAATATGCAGTTTTGTTGCAGAGACTTTTTACTGTAACATGTACTGCTCCATTCTGCTCATTACGGCTATCAGCGTGGACAGGTTCCTGGGAGTGGTCTTTCCAATCCAGTCTCTTTCCTGGCGCACTGTGCGTCGTTCCTGGATGGTCTGCATTCTAATCTGGGTGATATCCATAGCTACTACTGTTCCATTGTTCACAACCGAGCAACCGAAACACATTGCCGAATTGAATATCACCACCTGTCACGATGTCGTAGATGTAAACAAAAAAGAactcttttatgttttttatttttccactttttgttttgttttcttttttattccttTGATCTTCACAACCATCGCTTATATCGGAATTATTCACACCCTCAGATTCTCAACGTTCGGTAATGCTTTAAAGAGAAGACAAGCTGTGTTTCTTTCCGTTATCGTGTTTTGCATTTTTGTGATGTGTTTTGGGCCAACCAATGTGATCTTCCTATCTAACTATTTATATTTACTGAATGGCATTGTCAATGAGTATCTGTATTTTGCCTATATCCTGTGTGTCTGCATTGGCAGTATTAGCTGTTGTCTCGACCCACTCATTTATTACTATGTGTCCCCAGAATGTCAGATATATCTGTACCAGTTACTCAGTGGTAAGGACACCACTAGTTTGAGCAGAACCAAAGCACTCTTAGAAAAATAG